A window of Microbispora hainanensis genomic DNA:
CGACGGAAGGGTTGACCACCACGACGCCCGCGACGGCGTCACCGTGCACCTCGGCCAGGCGCAGCGCCATGCAGCCGCCGAGGGACAGGCCCATCACGAACGCCTCCGCGCACCGTCCGCGCAGGTCGGCGAACGCCTTGTCGAGCTCGGCGTACCAGTCCTCCCAGCGGGTGCGGCTCATCTCCTGCCACGTCGTCCCGTGTCCTGGCAGACGCGGCAGGGACACCGTCAGCCCCGCCTCCGCCAGGTGTTCACCCCAGGGCCGCAGCGACTGCGGCGAGCCGGTGAATCCGTGACAGAGCAGGACGCCGATGTCGCCGCCCTCATGGTGGTACGGTTCCGCACCGGGCAGCACTGGCATGGGTGACCTCCGTGAAACGGCGGCGTGTTCCGCCCGATACTCGCACGTTGGTCAGCGTTAGTGCGAGAGGGCTGGGCGTGCGAAGATGACTGCACATCCGAGCCGAGGGGGTGCCCACGTGTTTTATTGGGTGGTGAAGGCCATCCTCTGGCCGATCCTCCGCTTCGTGTTCCGCCCCTGGGCCGAGGGGGTGGAGAACGTGCCGAAGGAGGGCCCGGTCATCCTGGCCGGCAACCACCTGTCGTTCGCCGACCACTTCTTCGGGGCCGGATTCCTGCCCCGAAAGGTGATTTCCCTGGGCAAGGCCGAATATTTCACCGGCCGCGGGCTCAAAGGCGTGGTGAGCCGCGCTTTCTTCTCGGGCGTCGGCACCGTCCCGATCGACCGTTCCGGCGGCAAGGCGAGCGAGGCGGCGCTCCGCACCGGCCTGCGCATCCTCAGGGAGCGGCAGGTGCTCGGCATCTACCCCGAGGGCACCCGCTCGCCCGACGGCCGCCTTTACAAGGGCAAGACGGGTGTGGCCCGGCTCGCGCTGGAGTCCCGGGCGCCGGTGATCCCGTGGGCGATGGTCAACACGTTCGAGATGATGCCCCCCGGCCGGCTGATCCCCAGGTTCGGCATCCGCCCCGGCGTCCGCTATGGCAAGCCGCTCGACTTCTCCCGTTACTACGGCATGGAGAACGACCGCCTTGTGCTCCGGGCGGTCACCGACGAGATCATGTACGCGCTGATGGAGCTGTCGGGCCAGGAGTACGTCGACAAGTACGCGGCGGCGGCCAAGACGGAAACGACCCGGGCGGCTCGCGAGAAGTCCTGATGTTTCCGGCCGGACGGCCGACGGGCGTCGCCCGCTTCGTGTGTCCGCCGAGTCCCACGGGCCGCGTGAACCGCTCGCCTGCCCGCGTGAACCGCTCACTTGTCCGGGTGAACCGCTCGCTTGTCGCGCACAGCCGCGCAGGCCGGAGGGGGTAGCCCATCAGCCGCGCAGAGCCCTGCCGAGTTCCGTCGCCGTCATGCCCCGAGTGGACATCCTGGGCCGGCGCCGCGCCTGGTACCGGCAGTCCCAGGAAGCAGGGACATCTGGCTGCCCACCGCGCCGTTCCGGAGAGTGGAGGCATGACGACAACACTGATCACCGGAGCGAACAAG
This region includes:
- a CDS encoding lysophospholipid acyltransferase family protein; this translates as MFYWVVKAILWPILRFVFRPWAEGVENVPKEGPVILAGNHLSFADHFFGAGFLPRKVISLGKAEYFTGRGLKGVVSRAFFSGVGTVPIDRSGGKASEAALRTGLRILRERQVLGIYPEGTRSPDGRLYKGKTGVARLALESRAPVIPWAMVNTFEMMPPGRLIPRFGIRPGVRYGKPLDFSRYYGMENDRLVLRAVTDEIMYALMELSGQEYVDKYAAAAKTETTRAAREKS